GATCTACATTACTGGTTGGTCTGTTTACGCTGAGATCTCCTTAGTGAGGGACTCGAGGAGGCCGAAGCCAGGAGGAGATATGTCCATTGGTGAGCTGCTCAAGAAGAAGGCTAGTGAAGGTGTCAGGGTTCTTTTGCTTGTTTGGGATGACAGAACCTCTGTTGATGTGCTGAAAAAAGATGGGCTCATGGCTACTCATGATGAAGAAACTGAGAATTTTTTCAGGGGAAGTGAGGTTCATTGTGTCTTGTGCCCTCGTAACCCCGATGATGGAGGTAGCATAGTCCAAAGTTTGCAGGTCTCTACTATGTTCACGCATCATCAAAAAATTGTTGTTGTGGACACCGAGATGCCAAGCAGTGTAGGATCAGAAATGAGGAGAATTATGAGTTTTGTTGGTGGGATCGATCTCTGTGATGGAAGATACGACACTCCGTTCCACTCATTGTTCAGGACATTGGACACAGTCCACCATGATGACTTCCATCAACCTAACTTCACCGGTGCTGCTATCACCAAAGGTGGTCCAAGGGAGCCTTGGCATGACATCCACTCTCGTCTTGAAGGTCCCATTGCTTGGGATGTCTTGTATAACTTCGAGCAGAGATGGAGCAAGCAAGGTGGGAAAGACATTCTTGTTAAGTTGAGGGATCTTGGTGATATTATTATCACCCCTTCTCCTGTTATGTTTCAAGAGGACCATGACGTGTGGAACGTCCAACTGTTTAGATCCATTGATGGAGGAGCTGCTGCTGGGTTTCCAGAGTCACCTGAAGCTGCTGCTGAAGCCGGGCTTGTAAGTGGAAAAGATAATATCATTGATAGGAGTATCCAAGATTCTTACATTCACGCTATCAGACGTGCCAAAGACTTCATCTACATTGAAAACCAGTACTTCCTTGGGAGTTCTTTTGCTTGGGCTGCTGATGGTATTACTCCTGAGGACATCAATGCCCTGCACTTAATCCCAAAAGAGTTATCTCTTAAGATCGTTAGCAAGATCGAGAAGGGAGAGAAGTTTAGGGTCTATGTTGTGGTTCCAATGTGGCCAGAAGGTCTACCAGAGAGTGGATCAGTGCAAGCTATATTAGATTGGCAGAGGAGGACCATGGAGATGATGTACAAGGATGTGATTCAGGCCCTCAGAGCTCAGGGACTTGAGGAAGATCCAAGAAACTATCTGACATTCTTCTGTCTCGGAAACCGTGAGGTCAAGAAAGAAGGAGAGTATGAGCCTGCAGAGAGACCAGACCCCGACTCAAGTTACATGAGGGCGCAAGAAGCACGTCGTTTCATGATTTACGTCCACACCAAAATGATGATTGGTAAGTTTTTACATTTCGATTAAAAAACGATTTGAGAAGTTTACATAAATGTTATGTGCGTGACTAACTTGATGACTCCTTTTGCAGTTGACGATGAATATGTTATCGTCGGGTCTGCTAACATCAACCAGAGGTCGATGGATGGAGCAAGGGACTCAGAGATAGCAATGGGAGGTTACCAACCACATCACTTGTCCCATAGACAACCAGCTCGTGGCCAGGTCCATGGGTTCCGTATGTCACTCTGGTACGAACACCTAGGAATGCTAGATGAAACCTTCCTGGATCCCTCAAGCTTGGAATGTATTGAGAAAGTTAACCGCATCGCTGATAAGTATTGGGACTTTTACTCAAGTGAGTCACTCGAACATGACCTTCCCGGTCACTTGCTCCGCTACCCGATTGGTGTATCCGGCGAAGGCGACGTCACTGAGCTTCCTGGATTTGAATTCTTCCCCGACACAAAGGCTCGTATTCTCGGCACCAAATCAGACTACCTTCCTCCGATCCTCACAACCTAATCTCACTTGGTATGTCTAGtaatgatctctctctctctctgctttgcTGCTGCAAGTAGCTTTGAATAAACAAAGTGTCTGTGTTTAGCGTTAATAAGTTAATGGTTGGTGTGATGATGCACTTTTTTTACCCCTTTGGTTTTATATTCGTACAATGACGTGGTGAGAGTGTAGATTTGTTGTTATGTACTGTTGAACTTATGAATCTTATCtgatccttttctttttatcggTTATCCCTACCAGTGATAGTGTGTTTAACATCAAACTTTTTGAGGTAGTTTGCTATTTTATGCATACAAGGTCATCACTAGTGTGTAGTGAAGAGTCCAGACCACACACTATCAGACCATCGGGCATTTATGAGTTTTCTTTTCAAGTCTTCTTGCTTTAGAATTTAGCACATTGTTGGTCACCttgaaattttcttaaaatttaaaacaaactttGGCAAACTTGTACATTCTTCTGCTTttctattgattatttaaacTTCATAAGAGCAGAACAATGTTAGGAGGTCCCAAAGcttaagaacacaaaaacacttttttctAAAGGCAAATTTCTATTTGTGGTTTGGTTCCATGAAAACTTGTCGcttaattagaaaatagaaaacttaAACAAGGGAAACAATCTCATGTCTCCTCTCCATCTTAGAACTAGTCCTTGCCGGTTTGTTCCCGTTAACTGATTGTCAACTACACAAGACTATCTTGGTTGAGTCGTTTTGACTTGGTCTATTTccttttatttcaatttttgcaaataaaataattaaacgcACTCCCACTTCCTAGTTTGAAGGATACTAGTTCACGTTTGTTTTTGCACATTGTTATTTGTTTCCCAAGTTCGTAGAATTAGTaccatctcatctcatctcatctatTTGAAGacatgaaaaaccaaaaaaaaaaacaaaggtagctcttttaaacaaattat
The Camelina sativa cultivar DH55 chromosome 15, Cs, whole genome shotgun sequence DNA segment above includes these coding regions:
- the LOC104745890 gene encoding phospholipase D alpha 1-like, which encodes MAQHLLHGTLHATIFEIDALHGGGVRQGFLGKILANVEETIGVGKGETQLYATIDLQKARVGRTRKIKNEPKNPKWYESFHIYCAHLASDIIFTVKDDNPIGATLIGRAYIPVDEVINGEEVDRWVEILDNDKNPIQGGSKIHVKLQYFHVEEDRNWNKGIKSAKFPGVPYTFFSQRQGCKVSLYQDAHIPDNFVPKIPLAGGKNYEPQRCWEDIFDAISNAKHLIYITGWSVYAEISLVRDSRRPKPGGDMSIGELLKKKASEGVRVLLLVWDDRTSVDVLKKDGLMATHDEETENFFRGSEVHCVLCPRNPDDGGSIVQSLQVSTMFTHHQKIVVVDTEMPSSVGSEMRRIMSFVGGIDLCDGRYDTPFHSLFRTLDTVHHDDFHQPNFTGAAITKGGPREPWHDIHSRLEGPIAWDVLYNFEQRWSKQGGKDILVKLRDLGDIIITPSPVMFQEDHDVWNVQLFRSIDGGAAAGFPESPEAAAEAGLVSGKDNIIDRSIQDSYIHAIRRAKDFIYIENQYFLGSSFAWAADGITPEDINALHLIPKELSLKIVSKIEKGEKFRVYVVVPMWPEGLPESGSVQAILDWQRRTMEMMYKDVIQALRAQGLEEDPRNYLTFFCLGNREVKKEGEYEPAERPDPDSSYMRAQEARRFMIYVHTKMMIVDDEYVIVGSANINQRSMDGARDSEIAMGGYQPHHLSHRQPARGQVHGFRMSLWYEHLGMLDETFLDPSSLECIEKVNRIADKYWDFYSSESLEHDLPGHLLRYPIGVSGEGDVTELPGFEFFPDTKARILGTKSDYLPPILTT